The following are encoded in a window of Sphingobium sp. AP49 genomic DNA:
- a CDS encoding TonB-dependent receptor: protein MSKHKIFASSLAIGASIVALTGSALAQDAAAPAPAPEQAAEQGTGAPVSTSDIVVTGSRIVRDGYTAPTPVTVATTEELSKTTPSSIPDALNKLPQFSNSLSPSKSASNFSNAPIHGNVLNLRGLGTPSANPKGPLRTLILFDGMRVSPTEYVGTIDTNVLPQLLMQRVDVVTGGASAQWGSDAVAGVVNFILDKKFTGIKGVAQAGISDEGDNANQRLGLAVGQDFAGGRGHFLLSGEYSNNEGMLRSDRDFATKGYSYVGSVVGCTRPSTEPASVCAPGGARNPYTIGSNILISALAPNGRITGSSVAGNPYVGQVINNDGTTRPFNTGTAVGTTGFQSGGDGYQIPNTGSAITPLTTYQAFGRLSYDVTDDINAFVQGSWSRADLEYSTQVNALVPPSQAVTIYKGNPYLSSALNSALTSATDSYTVGQYNAGQPAPVAKERTDYWMINAGLTGKLASLNWSASYSHGDSKHTMANSGLYDSKKLYAASDAVVDPSTGQITCRVLLDPTYASQYAGCKPIDVLHGDPSKSTPEGYAYATGTSRYEATIRQDAFAVNLSGSLFDLPAGPVDFAVGAEYRKQKLNLSSNADPSLLDTTAERSAYFAGLRGVPATTNFYWLTNVGTAHGSLNVKEIYGELAVPILKDKPFFRELSINGAGRVTDYSTSGTVETWKVGGTWKPVDDLMLRATLSRDIRAPNLFELYAGAQSGIGIVNDLQTADGSYGSGLNQNVNTVTSGNANLKPEKAKTLTLGGVLTPSFMPGFSLSIDYYKIKVTGLIDSLSSQQIITNCYNAGGSGAAECSLIDRTTPTSLPSLVHIVPANIAFLKTAGIDFDASYRTSVGNGALGVRLYMNYLDKFDAQQYDGAPIAHYAGVSVVGSNPAGFPRWRGNLSIDYSNGPFGITIAEQYIDKMRLDIPGGPAPIAFVDNKVDPVWYTDLALRFTVPKGNGNFEMFANVNNLFDKKPPIIPGTVPGVNLPTNIAVYDFIGRAFTAGVRFRF, encoded by the coding sequence ATGTCCAAGCACAAGATTTTTGCGTCGTCGCTGGCGATCGGCGCCAGCATCGTTGCCCTGACGGGCAGCGCCCTGGCGCAGGATGCTGCGGCGCCCGCGCCGGCGCCGGAACAGGCTGCCGAACAGGGCACTGGCGCGCCAGTCAGCACATCCGACATCGTCGTGACCGGTTCGCGCATCGTGCGCGACGGCTATACCGCGCCGACGCCCGTGACGGTCGCCACGACCGAGGAACTGTCGAAGACGACGCCGTCCAGCATACCCGATGCGCTTAACAAGCTGCCGCAATTTTCCAACTCGCTGAGCCCGTCCAAGTCGGCGTCGAACTTTTCGAACGCGCCGATCCACGGCAATGTGCTCAATTTGCGCGGCCTGGGTACCCCCAGCGCCAACCCCAAGGGGCCGTTGCGCACCTTGATCCTGTTCGACGGCATGCGTGTGTCGCCGACCGAATATGTCGGCACCATCGATACCAACGTCCTGCCGCAGCTGCTGATGCAGCGGGTCGATGTGGTGACCGGCGGCGCCTCGGCCCAATGGGGCTCCGACGCGGTTGCCGGCGTCGTCAACTTCATCCTCGACAAGAAGTTCACCGGCATCAAGGGCGTCGCCCAGGCGGGGATCTCCGACGAGGGCGACAATGCCAACCAGCGCCTGGGCCTGGCCGTCGGCCAGGATTTCGCCGGCGGTCGCGGGCATTTCCTGCTGAGCGGTGAATATTCCAACAATGAAGGCATGCTGCGCAGCGATCGCGACTTTGCGACCAAGGGCTATAGCTATGTCGGCAGCGTGGTCGGCTGTACCCGGCCTTCGACCGAGCCGGCGTCGGTCTGCGCTCCAGGCGGCGCGCGCAACCCCTATACGATCGGGTCGAACATCCTGATTTCGGCATTGGCGCCCAATGGCCGGATCACCGGATCGAGCGTCGCGGGCAATCCCTATGTCGGCCAGGTCATCAACAATGACGGGACCACCCGGCCGTTCAACACCGGTACCGCGGTCGGCACCACCGGCTTCCAGTCGGGCGGCGATGGCTATCAGATTCCGAACACCGGTTCGGCGATCACCCCGCTGACCACCTATCAGGCCTTCGGTCGGCTCAGCTATGATGTGACCGACGACATCAACGCCTTCGTCCAGGGCAGCTGGTCGCGGGCGGACCTGGAATATTCGACCCAGGTCAATGCGCTGGTGCCGCCGTCGCAGGCGGTGACCATCTACAAGGGCAACCCCTATCTTTCCTCCGCCCTCAATTCCGCGCTGACCTCCGCCACCGACAGCTATACGGTCGGTCAATATAATGCCGGCCAGCCCGCACCGGTGGCAAAGGAACGTACCGACTATTGGATGATCAACGCCGGTCTGACCGGCAAGCTGGCCTCGCTCAACTGGAGCGCAAGCTATTCGCACGGCGATTCCAAGCACACCATGGCCAATTCGGGCCTGTATGACAGCAAGAAGCTCTATGCCGCATCCGACGCGGTGGTGGACCCCAGCACCGGCCAGATCACCTGTCGCGTGCTGCTCGATCCGACCTATGCCAGCCAATATGCCGGTTGCAAACCGATCGACGTCCTCCATGGCGACCCATCCAAATCGACCCCCGAAGGCTATGCCTATGCCACCGGCACATCGCGCTATGAGGCGACGATCCGCCAGGATGCGTTTGCGGTGAACCTGAGCGGCAGCCTGTTCGATCTGCCGGCGGGGCCGGTCGATTTTGCGGTCGGCGCTGAATATCGCAAGCAGAAGCTCAATCTCTCCAGCAATGCCGATCCCTCGCTGCTCGATACGACGGCCGAGCGGTCTGCCTATTTTGCCGGGCTGCGCGGCGTTCCTGCGACCACCAATTTCTACTGGCTGACCAATGTCGGCACTGCCCATGGCAGCCTGAACGTCAAGGAAATCTATGGCGAACTGGCGGTGCCGATCCTCAAGGACAAGCCCTTCTTCCGCGAACTGAGCATCAACGGCGCCGGGCGCGTGACCGATTATTCGACCTCGGGCACGGTGGAAACCTGGAAGGTCGGCGGCACCTGGAAGCCGGTTGATGACCTGATGCTGCGCGCCACCCTGTCGCGCGACATCCGCGCGCCCAATCTGTTCGAGCTCTATGCCGGTGCGCAGAGCGGCATCGGCATCGTCAACGATCTGCAGACGGCCGACGGCAGCTATGGCAGCGGCCTCAACCAGAATGTCAACACGGTCACCAGCGGCAACGCCAATCTGAAGCCGGAAAAGGCCAAGACGCTGACCCTGGGTGGCGTGCTGACCCCATCGTTCATGCCTGGTTTCTCGCTGTCGATCGACTATTACAAGATCAAGGTCACCGGCCTGATCGACAGCCTGTCGTCGCAGCAGATCATCACCAACTGCTATAATGCCGGGGGATCGGGCGCTGCCGAATGCAGCCTGATCGATCGCACGACGCCGACCAGCCTGCCCTCGCTGGTCCATATCGTCCCCGCCAACATCGCCTTCCTGAAGACGGCGGGCATCGATTTCGATGCGAGCTACCGCACTTCGGTCGGCAATGGTGCGTTGGGCGTGCGCCTCTATATGAACTATCTCGATAAGTTTGATGCGCAGCAATATGATGGCGCGCCGATCGCCCATTATGCCGGCGTCAGCGTGGTCGGCAGCAATCCGGCGGGCTTCCCGCGCTGGCGCGGCAACCTGTCGATCGACTATAGCAACGGTCCGTTCGGCATCACCATTGCGGAACAATATATCGACAAGATGCGGCTGGATATTCCTGGCGGCCCGGCGCCGATCGCCTTTGTCGACAACAAGGTGGATCCGGTCTGGTACACCGATCTGGCGTTGCGCTTCACCGTGCCCAAGGGCAACGGCAATTTCGAGATGTTCGCTAACGTGAACAATCTGTTCGACAAGAAGCCGCCGATCATTCCCGGTACCGTCCCGGGCGTGAACCTGCCGACCAACATAGCGGTCTATGACTTCATCGGCCGCGCGTTTACCGCAGGGGTGCGCTTCCGCTTCTGA
- a CDS encoding MFS transporter encodes MSETALPLSSSLSSSPAIDSQPSPPPAPIVADYPSPAMGWLTVAILFLLYILSLTDRNIMALMVGPIKQDLGLSDLQISLLQGPAFAVLFCLCAIPLGMALDRYSRRVVLYLSVTVWSIAAASCGLAGSFIGLAMARAGVGAGESGFGTGSYSVVGDSFPPHRVSLAMSVFIMGGVMGAGIVFLLGGPIVGAAMKAGPATWPLFGTLQPWQQVFIMTGAPGILLAFLVFLFREPPRRKAASSSGAGYGEAWAYIRRHKPLYTAAFVGFGLAYAATIGFQLWTPVYLARIHGWQPAQIGPVIGIAQIAAAALIPLHGWTVDRLYRRGRKDAHLVWCLMTVLAAAPFGIAAFLVASPWATVVCYWCFMALILSTASMGPATVQVVTPAYLRGRVSALYVLASGLIAMAGGPAFIGLVTDKLWGDEMKVGLSLITSVFCVLLPAAILFALGRASMRRAHEGEPV; translated from the coding sequence ATGAGCGAAACCGCCCTGCCCCTGTCATCTTCGTTGTCATCATCGCCGGCGATCGACAGTCAGCCGTCGCCGCCCCCTGCCCCGATCGTTGCCGACTATCCCAGCCCCGCCATGGGCTGGCTGACGGTCGCGATCCTGTTCCTGCTCTATATCCTGTCGCTGACCGACCGGAACATCATGGCGCTGATGGTCGGCCCGATCAAACAGGATCTGGGCCTGTCCGACCTCCAGATCAGCCTGCTCCAGGGGCCGGCCTTCGCCGTCCTCTTCTGCCTCTGCGCCATTCCGCTCGGCATGGCGCTCGACCGCTACAGCCGCCGCGTCGTCCTCTATCTCTCGGTCACGGTCTGGAGCATCGCGGCGGCCTCCTGCGGTCTGGCCGGCAGCTTCATCGGCCTTGCCATGGCGCGGGCCGGCGTCGGCGCGGGCGAGTCGGGTTTTGGCACCGGCAGCTATTCGGTCGTCGGCGACAGTTTCCCGCCGCACCGCGTCTCGCTCGCCATGTCGGTCTTCATCATGGGCGGCGTCATGGGCGCGGGCATCGTCTTCCTGCTGGGCGGCCCCATCGTCGGTGCGGCGATGAAGGCCGGCCCCGCCACCTGGCCGCTCTTCGGCACGCTCCAGCCCTGGCAGCAGGTGTTCATCATGACCGGCGCGCCCGGCATCCTGCTCGCCTTCCTCGTCTTCCTGTTCCGCGAGCCGCCCCGGCGCAAGGCTGCCAGCAGCAGCGGCGCGGGCTATGGCGAAGCCTGGGCCTATATCCGCCGGCACAAGCCGCTCTACACCGCCGCCTTTGTCGGTTTCGGCCTCGCCTATGCCGCCACCATCGGTTTCCAGCTCTGGACCCCCGTCTATCTCGCCCGCATCCATGGCTGGCAGCCGGCGCAGATCGGCCCCGTGATCGGCATCGCCCAGATCGCCGCCGCCGCGCTGATCCCGCTCCATGGCTGGACCGTCGATCGCCTTTATCGCCGGGGCCGCAAGGACGCGCATCTTGTCTGGTGTCTGATGACCGTGCTGGCCGCCGCGCCCTTCGGCATCGCCGCCTTCCTGGTCGCCAGCCCCTGGGCGACGGTCGTCTGCTACTGGTGCTTCATGGCGCTGATCCTCTCGACCGCCAGCATGGGGCCGGCCACCGTGCAGGTCGTCACCCCGGCCTATCTGCGCGGCCGCGTCTCGGCGCTCTATGTGCTCGCCTCCGGCCTGATCGCGATGGCCGGCGGTCCGGCCTTCATCGGCCTCGTCACCGACAAATTGTGGGGCGACGAGATGAAGGTGGGCCTCTCGCTCATCACCAGCGTCTTCTGCGTGCTGTTGCCCGCAGCCATCCTCTTCGCCCTGGGCCGCGCTTCGATGCGCCGCGCCCATGAAGGCGAGCCGGTCTGA
- a CDS encoding aldehyde dehydrogenase family protein gives MIETRRPAFLDGKPKQLLIDGQHVDALSGKSFQSFSASTGELVAQLALASAEDVDRAVRAARAAFEGPWSRFKPADRQAVLLRLADLVDAEFQDLALLDVIEMGRPITAAMGLRGMLQRSLRHFAGAATAIHGETLSNSFPVDLLSYTLKEPVGVVGAIIPWNGPLFSAAWKVAPVLATGCTIVLKPAEDASLSPLRFAQLCLEAGVPPGVVNVVTGAGETGAALAAHPDVDKIAFTGSCETGQRIIAASAGSVKKVTMELGGKSPNIIFADADLDAATPAAAMGVFNNSGQVCAAGTRLFVERPVYEEMVQRIAAFAANLKIGPSLDPETVIGPLVSAKQFARVSSYLDLGPQEGARLVTGGHRVTGGALDQGHWVAPTIFADVTDEMRIAREEIFGPVSCILPFDSLDEVIGRANATRFGLAGGVWTRDIGKAMTAVKRIRAGSIWVNHYFAMDPSVPFGGYKMSGYGREGGAEHIDAYLQTKGVWIRT, from the coding sequence ATGATCGAAACCCGCCGCCCCGCCTTCCTCGACGGCAAGCCCAAGCAGTTGCTGATCGACGGCCAGCATGTCGACGCCCTGTCGGGCAAGAGCTTCCAGAGCTTCAGCGCGTCGACCGGCGAACTGGTCGCACAGCTAGCGCTGGCCAGCGCCGAGGATGTCGACCGCGCCGTGCGCGCCGCTCGCGCCGCCTTTGAAGGGCCATGGAGCCGCTTCAAGCCGGCCGATCGCCAGGCGGTGCTGCTGCGCCTCGCCGACCTGGTCGATGCGGAGTTTCAGGATCTCGCCCTGCTCGACGTGATCGAGATGGGCCGGCCGATCACCGCCGCCATGGGGCTGCGCGGCATGCTGCAGCGATCGCTGCGCCATTTCGCCGGCGCCGCCACCGCCATCCATGGCGAGACTTTGTCCAACAGCTTCCCGGTCGACCTTCTCTCCTACACATTGAAGGAGCCGGTCGGCGTCGTCGGCGCGATCATCCCCTGGAATGGACCGCTGTTCAGCGCCGCGTGGAAGGTCGCCCCTGTACTCGCCACCGGCTGCACCATCGTGCTGAAGCCAGCCGAGGATGCCTCGCTCAGTCCGCTGCGCTTTGCCCAGCTCTGCCTGGAGGCCGGCGTGCCGCCCGGCGTCGTCAATGTCGTCACCGGCGCGGGCGAGACCGGCGCTGCCCTTGCCGCCCATCCCGACGTCGACAAGATCGCGTTCACCGGCTCGTGCGAGACCGGCCAGCGGATCATCGCCGCCTCGGCCGGATCGGTGAAGAAGGTGACGATGGAACTGGGCGGCAAATCACCCAACATCATCTTTGCCGACGCCGATCTCGACGCCGCCACCCCGGCCGCCGCGATGGGCGTGTTCAACAATTCGGGCCAGGTCTGCGCCGCCGGCACACGCCTGTTCGTCGAACGGCCGGTCTATGAGGAAATGGTGCAGCGCATCGCCGCCTTCGCCGCCAATCTCAAGATCGGTCCCAGCCTCGACCCCGAAACCGTGATCGGCCCGCTGGTGTCGGCCAAGCAGTTCGCCCGCGTCTCCTCCTATCTCGATCTTGGCCCGCAGGAGGGCGCCCGGCTCGTCACCGGTGGCCATCGCGTCACCGGCGGCGCGCTCGACCAGGGCCATTGGGTCGCGCCGACCATCTTCGCCGATGTAACCGACGAGATGCGGATCGCGCGCGAGGAGATTTTCGGCCCGGTATCCTGCATCCTGCCCTTCGACAGCCTGGACGAGGTGATCGGCCGTGCCAACGCCACCCGCTTCGGCCTCGCCGGCGGCGTGTGGACCCGCGACATCGGCAAGGCCATGACGGCGGTCAAGCGTATCCGCGCCGGCTCCATCTGGGTGAACCATTATTTCGCCATGGACCCGTCGGTCCCGTTCGGCGGCTACAAGATGAGCGGCTATGGCCGCGAAGGTGGCGCCGAGCATATCGACGCCTATCTCCAGACCAAGGGCGTGTGGATCCGCACCTGA
- a CDS encoding M20/M25/M40 family metallo-hydrolase: MRGSLLALGGLVALASSPAMAAELRPDQIAFRDIYRELVETDTSAPTGSCTVAAGRMLDRLHKAGFGPDRAEVFVPQGHERDGGLIARIEGSDPRAAPMLLVDHIDVVAARREDWPRDPFRLTEEKGYFIGRGVIDDKALSAIWIDSLIRMQAAGFRPQRSIKVALTCGEESGDAVNGVDWLLRNRRDAVQAGFALNEGGYGISDKDGRPIALYLAVGEKYAQSFTIEARNSGGHSSRPRPDNAIYDLADALAAVRRLSFPIQLNPTNRGYFTRMGPIVGGAMGQAMERLGQGQDDAATVATVTGDVTYNAMLRTTCVATQVEAGHAENALPQRAQATIQCRLFPGDRVEAVEARLRAALPPGIALTRKGDKGAPAVPPPLDPRIMGPAEKLAQRHFPGIPVVPNLLTAGTDGRYLSAAGIPTYGVPGIFLDPDGNGAHGVDERIRVKSVYDGRDYLYALIRAYAEGR; the protein is encoded by the coding sequence ATGAGAGGCTCCCTGCTGGCCCTTGGCGGCCTTGTCGCGCTGGCATCCAGCCCGGCGATGGCGGCGGAGCTGCGCCCCGACCAGATCGCCTTTCGCGATATCTATCGCGAACTGGTGGAGACCGATACCAGCGCGCCGACCGGCAGTTGCACCGTCGCGGCGGGCCGGATGCTCGATCGGCTGCACAAGGCAGGGTTCGGGCCGGATCGCGCCGAGGTCTTCGTGCCGCAGGGGCATGAGAGGGATGGCGGCCTGATCGCCCGGATCGAGGGCAGCGATCCGCGCGCGGCGCCGATGCTGCTGGTCGATCATATCGATGTGGTCGCCGCCCGGCGCGAGGATTGGCCGCGTGATCCGTTCCGCCTGACCGAGGAGAAGGGCTATTTCATCGGGCGCGGGGTGATCGACGACAAGGCATTGTCCGCGATCTGGATCGACAGCCTGATCCGGATGCAGGCGGCGGGCTTCCGTCCCCAGCGATCGATCAAGGTGGCGCTGACCTGCGGTGAGGAAAGCGGCGACGCGGTGAACGGCGTCGACTGGTTGCTGCGCAACCGGCGCGATGCGGTGCAGGCGGGCTTTGCCCTGAACGAGGGCGGCTATGGCATCAGCGACAAGGATGGCCGGCCGATCGCCCTCTATCTGGCGGTCGGCGAGAAATATGCGCAGAGCTTCACGATCGAGGCGCGCAACAGCGGCGGCCATAGCAGCCGGCCGCGCCCCGACAATGCGATCTATGACCTGGCCGATGCACTGGCGGCGGTGCGGCGGCTGTCATTCCCGATCCAGCTTAACCCCACCAATCGCGGCTATTTCACCCGCATGGGGCCGATCGTCGGCGGCGCGATGGGGCAGGCGATGGAGCGGCTGGGGCAGGGGCAGGATGACGCCGCGACGGTCGCCACGGTGACGGGCGACGTCACCTATAATGCGATGCTGCGCACCACCTGTGTCGCGACGCAGGTGGAGGCGGGCCACGCCGAAAATGCACTGCCGCAGCGGGCGCAGGCGACGATCCAGTGCCGCCTGTTTCCCGGCGACAGGGTGGAGGCTGTCGAGGCGCGGCTACGCGCGGCGCTGCCGCCCGGGATTGCCCTGACGCGCAAGGGCGACAAGGGCGCGCCGGCCGTGCCGCCGCCGCTCGATCCCCGGATCATGGGGCCGGCCGAAAAGCTGGCGCAGCGGCATTTCCCCGGTATTCCGGTGGTGCCCAACCTGCTGACCGCCGGCACCGATGGCCGCTATCTCAGCGCTGCGGGCATCCCGACCTATGGCGTGCCGGGCATCTTCCTCGATCCCGACGGCAATGGCGCCCATGGCGTGGACGAGCGCATCCGGGTGAAGAGCGTCTATGACGGGCGCGATTATCTCTATGCGCTGATCCGCGCCTATGCCGAGGGGCGCTGA
- a CDS encoding ferredoxin, with product MKIIVHREKCQGHARCWAMAPDIFELDDEGYIMPGDIDVPEEQERLAWMGAKSCPERALDIQK from the coding sequence ATGAAGATCATCGTGCATCGCGAGAAATGTCAGGGCCATGCCCGCTGCTGGGCGATGGCGCCCGATATCTTCGAGCTGGATGATGAGGGCTATATCATGCCCGGCGACATCGATGTGCCGGAAGAACAGGAAAGGCTGGCCTGGATGGGCGCCAAATCCTGCCCCGAACGCGCGCTCGACATCCAGAAATGA
- a CDS encoding cytochrome P450, producing the protein METMAARPIPAHVPPDMIGNFSLFSSPGLEPTPNGDPQAASAVVHDGPRIFYSPVNTRDGKGTWVITRAQDQRRVLQDPETFSSHRSIFASALGESWPMIPLELDPPEHGKFRSLLNPLLSPKRVMALETAVRERASVLIDRIAASGTSCDVMTDFAFPFAVNIFLRFLGLSDDRLDEFVGWANDLLHGDNVKRPAAARTIVAFIDELSADRRRQPVDDFMSFLVQSRIDDRPLTSQEIRGTGVLLFIAGLDTVAAAIGFDLNYLARHQADQQWLRDDPKRIVLAAEELLRAYPTVQMIRVATKDVDFEGAPIRKGDYVSCATMIANRDPLEFADPARIDLAREDNRHTAFAYGPHRCLGSHLARREIVVGLEEWLKRIPTFRIKSGTAPVTYGGHVFGIENLILDWSQEDAA; encoded by the coding sequence ATGGAAACCATGGCCGCCCGTCCGATCCCGGCGCATGTGCCGCCCGACATGATCGGCAATTTCAGCCTGTTCAGTTCGCCGGGGCTGGAACCGACCCCCAATGGCGATCCGCAGGCGGCGAGCGCAGTGGTGCATGATGGGCCGCGTATCTTCTATTCGCCGGTCAACACCCGCGACGGCAAGGGCACCTGGGTCATCACCCGCGCGCAGGATCAGCGGCGGGTGTTGCAGGATCCCGAAACCTTCTCCAGCCATCGCAGCATCTTTGCTTCGGCACTGGGCGAAAGCTGGCCGATGATCCCGCTGGAACTGGACCCGCCCGAACATGGCAAGTTCCGTTCGTTGCTCAACCCGCTGCTGTCGCCCAAGCGGGTGATGGCGCTAGAAACGGCGGTGCGCGAAAGGGCAAGCGTGCTGATCGACCGGATCGCCGCGTCGGGCACCAGTTGCGACGTGATGACCGATTTTGCCTTCCCCTTCGCGGTCAACATCTTCCTGCGCTTCCTGGGCCTGTCGGACGATCGGCTCGATGAGTTTGTCGGCTGGGCCAACGACCTGCTGCATGGCGACAATGTGAAGCGGCCGGCGGCGGCGCGCACCATTGTCGCCTTCATCGACGAATTGTCGGCTGATCGGCGCCGGCAGCCGGTCGATGATTTCATGTCCTTCCTGGTGCAATCGCGGATCGATGATCGCCCACTTACTAGCCAGGAGATCAGGGGCACCGGCGTGCTGCTGTTCATCGCCGGGCTGGACACGGTGGCGGCGGCGATCGGATTCGATCTCAACTATCTGGCGCGGCATCAGGCGGACCAGCAATGGCTGCGCGATGATCCAAAGCGGATCGTGCTGGCGGCGGAGGAATTGCTGCGCGCCTATCCGACGGTGCAGATGATCCGGGTGGCGACCAAGGACGTGGACTTTGAGGGCGCGCCGATCCGCAAGGGCGACTATGTGTCCTGCGCGACGATGATCGCCAATCGCGATCCGCTGGAATTTGCCGATCCTGCGCGCATCGACCTCGCCCGCGAGGATAATCGCCACACCGCCTTTGCCTATGGTCCGCATCGTTGCCTGGGGTCGCATCTGGCGCGGCGCGAGATCGTCGTGGGGCTGGAGGAATGGCTGAAACGCATCCCGACCTTCCGCATCAAGTCCGGCACCGCGCCGGTCACCTATGGCGGCCATGTGTTCGGGATCGAAAACCTCATCCTCGACTGGTCGCAGGAGGATGCGGCATGA
- a CDS encoding acyl-CoA dehydrogenase family protein has translation MAEMEPIDREEFRQEARAWLKANFPPALTNVPGLLFQGDAHAAAANDDYQLWRQRMTDKGWGVPTWAPRYGGAGLTEAHGKIIGEELAAIGGFNPIRSYGTMMLGPTLLEYGDEAQKLEHLPFIASHERRWCQGFSEPGAGSDLAALQTKCIDMGDHWLVSGQKIWTSGADQADWCFVLVRTDTERKQGGISFLLVDMQSEGIEARPIVLISGSTHFCEVFFNDVKVPKGNLVGEVNQGWTIAKRLLQFERNSLSEVKADITPLAPLAHDYLGTDALGRIDSPDLRARLVRNAMRHEAYMATVRRLAAEAKNGGPSHGVSALKNLWSGIIQERAELLIEVMGADGLGWAGDPYTAAEKEATRAWLHSKAFSIYGGSYEVQNNITAKHTLGLPG, from the coding sequence ATGGCGGAAATGGAGCCCATCGATAGAGAAGAATTCCGGCAGGAGGCGCGCGCCTGGCTGAAGGCGAATTTTCCGCCGGCGCTGACCAATGTGCCCGGCCTCCTCTTCCAGGGCGACGCCCATGCCGCCGCCGCCAATGACGATTATCAGCTCTGGCGCCAGCGCATGACCGACAAGGGCTGGGGCGTTCCCACCTGGGCGCCGCGCTATGGCGGCGCCGGCCTCACCGAAGCGCATGGCAAGATCATCGGCGAAGAACTGGCGGCGATCGGCGGTTTCAACCCGATCCGCAGCTATGGCACGATGATGCTTGGCCCCACCCTGCTGGAATATGGCGACGAAGCACAGAAGCTGGAACATCTGCCCTTCATCGCCAGCCATGAACGGCGCTGGTGCCAGGGCTTTTCCGAACCCGGCGCGGGATCGGACCTGGCCGCCCTCCAGACCAAATGCATCGACATGGGCGACCACTGGCTGGTCAGCGGGCAGAAGATCTGGACGTCGGGCGCCGACCAGGCCGACTGGTGCTTCGTCCTCGTCCGCACCGACACCGAACGCAAGCAGGGCGGCATCAGCTTCCTGCTGGTCGACATGCAATCCGAAGGGATCGAGGCGCGGCCGATCGTCCTGATCAGCGGATCGACCCATTTCTGCGAGGTCTTCTTCAACGATGTGAAGGTGCCCAAAGGCAATCTGGTGGGTGAGGTCAACCAGGGCTGGACCATCGCCAAGCGGCTGCTGCAGTTCGAGCGCAACAGCCTGTCGGAGGTGAAGGCCGACATCACCCCCCTCGCCCCGCTCGCTCATGACTATCTGGGCACCGACGCGCTCGGGCGGATCGACAGCCCGGACCTGCGCGCCCGGCTGGTGCGCAATGCGATGCGGCACGAAGCCTATATGGCGACCGTACGCCGGCTCGCCGCAGAGGCCAAGAATGGCGGCCCCAGCCATGGCGTGTCCGCACTCAAGAATTTGTGGTCCGGCATCATCCAGGAACGAGCGGAACTGCTGATCGAGGTGATGGGGGCCGATGGCCTGGGTTGGGCCGGCGATCCCTACACCGCTGCCGAGAAGGAGGCGACGCGCGCCTGGCTGCATAGCAAGGCCTTCTCTATCTACGGCGGCAGCTACGAGGTGCAGAATAATATCACCGCCAAGCACACGCTCGGCCTGCCGGGCTGA